The Desulfatibacillum aliphaticivorans DSM 15576 genome segment CATTATTTTTTTAATGCTCGGCCCCCTGGCCGCTCCCGGCCTCGCCATGACGGTATCCGAGGAAAAAGAACTGGGCGACAAGTACCTGAAGTACCTTGAGCAGAATATGGATTTCATTGAAGACCCGGTTATTGTGGAGCCGGTTCGCCAAATAGGGAAGAACCTCCTGGAAGCGGTTCCGGCCCAGCCGTTTGAATTCAAGTTCTTTGTAGCGAACGAAGACGTATATAATGCCTTCGCAGGTCCCGGGGGAATTGTGGTGATCAATTCCGGCCTGATTGCAGCCTTGGACAGCGAGGACCAGCTTGCCGGCATCATGGCGCACGAAATCGCCCACGTGACCTGCCGCCACATTTCGGAAAAAATCGACAAAAACAAAAAGATTTCCGCAGCCACGGCCGTGGGCATGATCGCCAGCCTTGTGGCCGGATTTCCCGCCGGCGCGGTGCTTTCATCCGCAGGAGGCTCCAGCGCCATGCTGGCTTACAGCCGGGCTGATGAAGCGCAGGCGGACGAAATCGGCATCAGCTACCTATTAAAGGCCGGATACAGCGGCCAGGGGCTTGTGGACGCCATGAAGGTCATGCGCGCCAAGACATGGTTCGGCAAGGATCAGGTGCCGGGCTACCTGACCACGCACCCCGCCGTGGAGGACCGTTTCATCAACCTCAACACCTGGCTGCAATCCAATCCCCAGGCCCAAACCGTCAAACGGAATTTGGATGAGTACGCGTACAATAAAATGCGCATTCGGCTGGCTGCATTATACGGAGATCCGAGCCTGACCTTGCAAAAGATGGCCCGGTCGGTGGAGAAGAACCCCAATTTGCCCCTGCTGCATTACGGCTACGGAACCCTGCTGGCCCGGGTCAACCAGCGCACCCAGGCTGTGGAGGAATTGAAAAAGGCCCTGGCCCTGTCGCCTTTTGACGCCGACATTTTACGGGAACTGGGCAAAGCTCAGTTTGAGGCGGGATTGTTCCCGGAAGCCAAAGCCTCGCTTACCAACGCCATTACCGCCGCCCCGGAGGTCCCGGAAGCCTACTTCCTGCTTGGCAGGGTGCACATGGAGTCCGGCGCGCTCCAGGACGCCGCAGCCTCCCTGGAAAAAGCCCGTGAGCTCAGCAATAGGAACTCCGAGGTGTATTATTATCTGGGCCAGGTTTACGGCAGGATGAACGTATTGGACCAGGCCCATTATTACCTGGGGATCTATCACATGAAACGGCGGGACATGAAAAACGCCGATTTTCATCTTAGAAAGGCCCAAAGCCTGGCAAAGGGCAATCCCGAGCTGGAAGAGAAAATCAAAACAGCCATGGAGGAGATGAACGACCAGGACGACAAGAAAAAGGGAAAAGGCGGCGATAAAAATGACAATGAACCGAAGTCATTGACTAATCCCCTGACCAGCTACGGTCCGCAGTTCTCCATGTCCACCGAAAAGGCGGGAAGCTCCAACCCCGGCAAAGTGGACTGGAAGTCCAAGGATTTCCAATAATTAAATCAGCCGGAGGCTGCCGCCTGTTCGGATTCAAACGAGACCACCGCCCCGATCTGCCGGACGGATTCCTGAACAAAAAGGCTCCCGTCTATGGTCAGGGTGATGGCGTTCGTAGGGCAGGCCTCCGCACACCGGCCGCAGCCCCGGCAATTGGCTTGGTTGATCACCGCCTTGCCGTCCACCAGGCTGATGGCTTCCAGGATGCAGGCCTTGCTCACACAGGTTCCGCAGCCCACGCATTCCTCCTGATTGACCATGACCTCCACACCGGGCGCCCGGACCAGTTTTTCCTGAAACACCTCATGCGTATGGGGAATGACGCGGGTGATGCAGCAGCACGGGCAGCAGTTGCAGATGGTCAGGAGTTTCTCCCCCGGCCCTATTCCCAGCCAGACGGTGTCCAGTTTGCTCTTACCCACGGCGTGAATCAAGCCGGCTTCCTGGCATTTACGGATGTGCTCCTTGGCCTCTTCCTTGGAAACGGAACGGCCCCACTTGGGATTGATGCCCCGGGCGGCTTCGCCCATGAAGATGCAGCCAAGATCCCTGGGATAATCCTCACAAGGCATGGAAATCCGGCACAGGCAAAAGTCCATCACAAAGTGGTATTCCATGCTGTCTATCAACTGGTCCACCAACTCCGTGGGCAAGGCCATCTGTCCCGGGTCGTCAACCGCTCGGTTTACTTCCACCACCTCATTCCGGGGCAAGACGATCAGGTGGTCCCCTTCAAAAAACATGTATTCAATCAGGCGTTTTAAAATCGGAACTTTGGTGAGCCCCATCCAGCGCATACTTCTTGGAAAAGTTTTTTCGATTACCGGAAATATCCAGCCGGATCTTGCCATGACCTCTCCCCCCTTTTTTTTCTGTGATTAAGGCGTATCCCCCAGGAATTGCAGTGCGTGCGGAAAAATTAAACGATCGGACAAATTTAAATTCGCATAAAATCCAACCCTTGTCAATTGTTCATTGCATGAATGCTGCAATGGAGGTCGGCAATGCCCTCTGCACTCTCTGCCGGCGCTTTTTTTGGGTCATGGTCAGAGGGCATGGAGACTGGCTCCTGGCAAAAAAAATAACCCCGTCCGGGCGTTAATCCGTGCATATAGCGCGGCGCAAGTCGGACGGGGAGGAATTGCAGATGTACAGCACCAATCATTTTACTGATTGCGAACGTATTTTCTCAGATCAATCCGGATTTCTTTCCGATCATCTCATAGACCCGCACCAGGGGGACGCCCTGCTCCCGGGCGATTTTTTCGCAGGCGTCGTATTCGGGCTTGATGCGCACGGACCCGTCCGGGCATGTGATGCGTTTGGCCCGGATTTGTCCGAACTGAGTGTCCAAAAGGATTTCCTCCCGGGGCAGCTTTTCCCGGGCCGTTTCAAAAAAACGGACTCCCGTGGCCGTCGTCTCCATGAGCAATGTGCGGGCGATTTCGTCCCTGGCGTGTATGGGGCACAGCACCCGCACCAAAGTGGCGGGGCGGTTTTTCTTCATAAACATGGGAATCCAGCCCACATCCAGAGCGCCTTGCTCAAACAGCTTCTTCTGCACGTACCCGAAAATCTCCGGGTTCATGTCGTCGATATTGGTTTCAACGGTCAGCACCGTATCGGTCTGCAGCAGCAATTCGGGCTTGCCCAGGATGACGCGGAGGCCGTTGGGCCGGTTTTCCAGCACTCGGGTTCCCATGCCGTATCCTACGCCCTGAATGGTCATGCGCGGTTGAGGCCCGAACCTGGCCGCCAGGGTGGATACGATGGCCGCGCCCGTGGGCGTGACCAGTTCGCACGGGACGTCCGTGCCATAGGTGGGGCAGTCCTTGAGCAGCAGAACCGTGGCCGGCGCAGGGATGGGCAGCATGCCGTGGGCGCATCGAACGAACCCGGTTCCGTGGGGCAGAGGGGATGACTGCACTTCGTAAACGCCCAGGTATTCCATAGCCAACAGGCTGCCGATGATGTCGGCGATGGCGTCGGTTCCGCCCACTTCATGAAAATGGACGTGATCCACAGTCTGCCCGTGCACCTGGGCTTCGGCATGGGCCAGGCGGCTGAAAATCGCCAGGCCTTTTTCCTTCACCCAGGGGCTTAAATCCGAAAGGGTGATGATATCCCGGATCGTGGCGAAATGCCGGGCGTGGGGCTCGTGCTCCACAATCACCTTGGCATGCTTGCCCGTAATGCCGTGGGTTGTCTTATCTTCCAGCTCCAGGCGGAATTCCTCCAGGGGAACGGCGCGCAATTGCTCTTCCAGCCATTCCCTGGGAACGCCGAGATGCATGAGGGCGCCAAGGGTCATGTCCCCGCTGACGCCGGAGAAGCAGTCAAAATAGGCTATCAGGTTTTTTTCGGTCATCTTTAGCGCTCTTCCGCATGGATCTTGATAATTTCCAGAAGCAGCTCAGCACACTTGACCATATCGGCCACGGCCACGGACTCCCGGGTGGAATGCACGTCGTTCATGCCCGTGCCCATGACCCCGGTCATGACGCCGTGGGAGCAAAAAACATTGCCGTCCGCGCCTCCGCCGGACATTCGGGTGGACACTTCCCGGCCCAGGTTCTTGCCCGCCTTTTTAGCCATGACCACCACCGGGTGGTCGTCCGGGATGTTGATGCCTGCAAAATCCTCGAAAACCTCATACTCCACAAAGGGGCGGTCGCCGGGGTCGGCCAGCTTGGAGCGCTCCTCCTTGATAACCTGCTCAAACGCGGAGGTCATCTTTTCCGTGACGGCTTTCAGCTTGTCCGGGTTATGGGACCGGGCTTCGCCGCAGATCTCCACCAGTCCGGGGACGATGTTGGTGGCCACGCCGCCCTTGATGAGGCCCAGGTTGCACGTGGTTTCCTCGTCAATGCGGCCCAACTCCAGACCGGCAATGGCCCGGCTGGCCAACAGGATGGCGTTGATCCCGTCTTCCGGCTTGGCGCCCGCGTGGGCGTCTATGCCGTGCACCTTGAATTCAATGCGGTTGGCGTAAGGCGCCCGGGTGACGATGCCGTCCGGGTCTCGGGCGTCCAAAGCGTAGCCGTACTTGGCGGATATTTGGGACATGTCAAAGTTCTTGGCCCCCAACAGCCCGATTTCCTCGCACACGGTGATGACCAGCTCCAAGGGGCCGTGGGGAATCTTGTTTTCAACTAGGACAGTGCAGATTTCCAGCAATATGGCGACGGCGCTTTTGTCGTCCGAGCCCAGAATGGTGTCGCCCTGGCTGGTGAAAATTCCGTTCTCCAGCACAGGGACGATGCCCCGGCCCGGCTCCACCGTGTCCATGTGGGCGCTCAAAAGCAAGGGCGGCGCATCCACGGTTCCGGAAAACCGGACGATGAGGTTGCCGCAGTCGCCGTTCACGGCCTCCCCCGCGTTGTCCATGACCACTGACGCGCCCAACTTCTCAAATTCCTTGGTGAGATAGGCCGCCACCCGGGCTTCCTCCCGGGAAACCGAGTCTATCTGCACGACAGTGGAGAAGAAATCGGAAAGCCTGTCTATTTGTATCATTGAAAAAACCTTTCTATTAATTGCGAATCATGGAAAACCGTCGAGTAGTCATTGACAATCCGAGGGCGCATAGTGTACCAAGAGTGCTTCGCGGAAGTGCGCAGCTCACTGGTGGGGCTCCCGGACTTCAAATCCGGTGTGGGGCGCTAACAACGTCCCGGGTGGGTTCGATTCCCATGCACTTCCGCCATTTTTTTATCTTTTGGGCCTTTCCGCCGCCTTCAGCAAAAATCCCCTTATGATTCAAAACCTTGTCTATCCAACGTTCTTTCATGGATCAATAATAGCACATCCCCTGCTTCTTGCAAATCGTGAACTGTCGCTCAATCGTAGCGAATTCTTGCCTGATCATGGCGCGTGACTGTAAAGGCCGCCATTCCCGAGCGTCCTGAAGGGGTGTCCCGTATTGTCCTTGGGGTTCTGGCCCCCCAGGCAAGACAGCATCCCTATGGGATCGCACAGCGACATGTAGGTCGGATTACGCGGAGCCGGGATAGAAATCCGGATAAGGCAGGGGTAAAAGTCTCCATAAAAACTTGGTGGGCGCCCATCCTTTCATGCGGAGCAATCCGACGATATAGAGGATGTTTGGAAGGCCGCGTTTCCAATACACTTGGGCAGCCCTGGCAGCGTCTTTGTTTTATGCCGCAGGGATCCGCAGGACGCTTTTTTTGCGTGAATCGACGGCGCCCCGGAAGAGTAGTTGGGTAGCCCCGGCAGAGCCGTATCCTGCCGGGGTCGCGCAGCGACATTTATTTAAGCCCTACGTGCATTAGAAACCGCTTAGTTTGCCCAAACCAGCTATGTTTCCAAAGCCTTCAGCAAATAGCATTTCAAAACCCACGCCGCCCTTTTTGTATTAGAAATGCTCTCATCCAAGCCGAAACCATATTGGAATAGGTTGTGAATACAAGGAGATACTAAGTTTATTATTTTCTTAAGGACGTCCCGTGAAATTTAGTGAAACCCATAGATCATACCTGCTATTCAACTATGCCCAGAAATCACTTTTACTAACCTTCTCAATTTTATCCAAACTTGCCAACCAAATACCTGAATGTGCAGGAGCAAGGTCCATCATCCTTTTAAAAAACCTCCATCCACTAGAACACAAGCATGAGATCAACATGTCCTTTGGAGCCATTGCAGATAGACTATTTTTTGCGTTCGTCTTTACATTGACGGAATTGACTCCAATCGGTTGAAATAATAACTGTAAAGGGCAATCTGGAAAACAAACAACTACTGTTTGGCCTAAAGCTATAGCCTCCAATTGGTCAACAATATTCACCCATAACAGGTCTACGAGGTCCCACATCTCCAAAGTCAAAACGGGAGTATTATAAATGGAGAGAGTTATGCCGCCATCAATGTAATATTTATCCCGAAAGGAGCCTGAAAACTCTTCCAAAGGGATAAAATTTTTATCAACAAGCAAGAAAGTGCGAATATTAATCATGGCTTGTGTTTCACCTCTTGCAAAATGAGGCCAACCATCAGGGCATTAGCCCCCTACATTTCCACCAGACATACCCTTGGCGAATCTTTCTAACAATCTATAACCATAGAGCACGTGCCCATAGTGCTTTCGCGGCCAATGTGCATCCAAATAGGTTATGATGTTCTGTCAACCCAATATTCAGGCGCTCGGCGGGCGTGGGCAACGGCGAGAATGTATAATCCATGGTCGGTAATAGAATAGATGAGATTGTAAGGGAAGCGATTGACAAGTATCTTTCGAATACAAGGTCTGACTTCCGGCCCAGCTTCCGGGTGAAGTTCAATAATCCGAAGAGCTGTTCTAATGGCGTTCTTAAAATCCTCTCCCAGGCCTATTTTCCTAGTTTCATAGAACTCGAAGGCGTCATGGTATTCCTGCTCTGCCAGAGGATCAAACAGGATATTCATGACTACGGCCCTAATACTTTATCCGCAGGAACGCCTTTGACCTTTCCAGCCTTATAGGCCTGCAAGCGTTTTTCCGCTTCGTCAAACCAGAGGTCATCGATCTTTGCGTCAGGCTTTTCCAGACTTCTATGGATAATGTCCAAAAGCCGCATTCGCTCGGCGGGCTCCAAGGCAAGTATTTGCTCTGCCAACGACTTGTCCATGGCTTCACCTCTCCATCAATAATTGATTGTAAACATCAATGATGTTTCCTGAATAATATATAGCATATCCCCCGCTTCTTGAAAATCTTGAACAACCTGTCAAAGAAAAGGGCATGGGGACGGAACGCTGGGTCCCCGCCTTCGCGGGGATGACGACTTGGTCGGTTCGTCATCTATTCAGGCCCGCCCATGCTCCCCTTGGACCGTCATTCCCGAGCGCCCCTGTCGGGAATCCAGAGTCTTGACCTTTGCGTCGCCATGGGAAAAGCGTGCGCTGCAAGAGTCGAACCTTCATGCTTTCGTGGGCTATCAGAAATCATCCAATGCTAATGGAGGACCGGGTTTAGGGGCATTTTTATAGATTACCGAATTCTAATCACCCGAAACCCGTTGTTGTATCTTTCAAACCCGATGGTGGCGTAGCTGCGGTTGCCGCAGCGGATGCCGTTGGCGGCGTTGTCCCAGGATCCGCCCCGGACGATTTTTCCCAGCTCGGAGGAAGACGGGCCGGTGGGGTTGGTCTCGCCCTTTTCGGGATATTTTCCCTTCCAGTCGCGGCACCATTCCCAAGTGTTGCCCAGCATATCGTAGAGGCCGAATGCGTTAGGCTGAAAGGTGGCCACAGGCGCTGACACGGCGTAGCCGTCGTCGCATTTGTTGGGGGTCCAGGTTTTCCATTCCTCCCGGGCGGTTTTATCGGACATATTGGCGAAATTGCAGGCGTTGATAGGGCTGTTTCCCCAGTATCGGGAGGTTGTCGTTCCGGCCCGGCAGGCGTATTCCCACTGGCCCTCGGTGGGCAGGGTGTAGGAGTGCTTGAAGCCGCTTTGCTCGGTCAGCCAGTCGCAAAAGGCCATGGCGTCCCGCCAGCTTACATAAACCACGGGCTGCTGGTCTGCGTTCAGGGAGCGGCCTTTAAAGGCCATGCTGTCGTGAGTGATTTTGTAATGCCGGAATTGGAGGTTGGTCACCTCGGTCCTGCCCATCCAGAACCCGTCCACGCAAACCTTACGTTGCGGGCCTTCGTCGTGATACCGGCCCCGCTCCGTGGTGGGGGTTCCCTGGGTGAAGCATCCACCGGGAATCCACACGAACTCCATGCCGGTGGCCGGCTCGATCCAGGTTTGGCCGGTTTGCCCCGGATTGGGAGGCAAAAAGGACGACGAGTCGCTTCCCGCGATGGGCTCCCATTCCACGTCGATTCCCACTTCCGAAGCCGGGGCGGCTACGGGCTGAAGAAAAAACAAAACCAGGAGACAAATAACCAAATAATTTTTCACGGTTTTATTTTTCCTCCCCGGACATTTCCACCTTGCGGTCGAAAAACAAAATGCGCATGAGGTCGCGGGCTGACTGGAGCTTTTTAATTTCCGGATATTCCCGAATGGCGTCCCTTAACTGGTCTGCAGCCTCGGATTTGTCGCCGTCCTCATAAGTTTGGCGGATGCCGGCGGTGACCTTTTCCAGGTGATCCCGGGAAATATTAAACGGCACCCTGCCCTTGTTCAGGGCGGCGATGTCCAAAGCCTCCTTGGGCCTATTCAGGGCGAACAGAATTTCCACGTGCAGGGCCACGGCGTTGGGATCGGAGGCGTTGTGCTCCTCGGATTTTTTGCGCCACTCTTCGGCTTCTTCCGGGCGGCCCAATTCCAGGGCGAGCCAGCCCAGGTTGACGAGCAATTTGGAGTCGGCGTGACGCATGGCCAGCGCCGCCCATACTTTGTAGGATTCCCCGGGCTTGTTCGTCAGGTATAAGGCCAGGCCCAAATTATATTGAATGGCGTAATCAGTGGGGCATAGTTGATGGGCTTTTCCAAGCAATTCCAGGCTGTTTTGGGGTTGCATTTCAAAGAATGCCTGAGCTTGGGCGGCCATGGTGCGGGCCTCTTCGCAATTTGCAAGGCCCATGGTCGGATTAAATAATAGAGCCGCCAATACAAGCGGCATTAAAAACATTCTCATGTTCTATGGATTTCCGCAAAATCGAGAGGCCCCAAAAGGGGCCGCAAATTAATCAATACTCCAACTAATCAATACGTTCGAACCAAACGAAATCCAATATCGTAGTAGGGATCTCCGGGCGCGCTGTCGTTGCGGACTCCGCACCGGACATTGAAAGCGTTAAAATTAAAGGCCCCTCCGCGAATGACGTGATACGGCTCTTCCCCTCGAAAAACCGGGTCGTTGGGTTCATGCTTGGCGTACGCTTTTACGTCATATTGATCCCGGCACCATTCCCACACGTTGCCGGACATATCGTAAACCCCCAGCCCGTTAGGCTTTTTCGATGCCACGGGATGGGTTGTCCCCTGGCTGTTTTCCAAAAACCAGGCCGCCTCCAAAGGGTCTGCGGTTCCTGCAAACTGCTCGGCTTGGCCGCCGCTGCGGCAGACGTATTCCCATTGCGCTTCCGAGGGAACGTCGAACCAATATTTCATGTCATTGGCAACGGTAAGCCTGCGGACGAACTCCTTGGCATTGGTCCAGGAAACGTTTTCCACGGGATAATCGTCCCCCAGGTCGAAATGGGAGGGATTAAAGCCCATGATTTTTTTCCATTGCCCCTGGGTGACTTCGGTTTTGGATATCCAAAAACCCTGAAGCTGGACCTCGTGGGCGGGCTCCTCGTCCAGGTCGCAATCTCCGGCCCAGTCCCCGCAGCCCATAAAATAGGGGCCGCCCGGAATCCAAATGAATTCCATGCCCGTGGCGGGATCGGTGAAGTCCTCCCCGGCTCCGGTTTGCGTTTCATCCACCTTGGGCTTGGGGCCCATGCCGTATGCAGGAAGCCAAAACAACAGAACGGTGAGCAGGCAGGCGGCGAATTTTATCAAGTAGCCCGGCTTCATCTGGCATGGACCTAAAGGTTGGGAAAAAACAAGTTCAGCATGTCTTCCGTGATTCTGTCGCAGGTTGCCCGCACGTCCTTGACCACGTAGGAGGCCACATTGGAATTGTGCAGGCTGACCATGCCGTGCAGCATGCTCCAGAAAGCCAATAGTTTGTCGGACACTGCTTCCTGCTCCATGTCGGCGCCCCCGGCCTCTTTAATGAGCTTTTCGGCCAACGCCGCAATGTCCATGGAGATTTTTAGCTCCACTTCCGAAAGATCCTGGAACGGGGTGCCCACGTAATCGTCGTACTTGGGCGTAGGCTGGGTGAACATGATGTCGTAGTGGCTGGCGTTTTCCATGCCGAACTTCAAATAAGTCTGAATGAACGCCCGGCCCTTTTCCTTAAGGTCGTCATAGGAGGCCGCCGCATCCAGCAATTGCTGGTACATGGTTTGAAAGCCCTGGATAACCAAGGTGATGTATATTTCGTCCTTGCCGACGAAATAATTGTAGATGTTGGGGGCAGTCATCCCTATGCCGGAAGCGATAGCCCGCATGGTCAGCGACGAGAATCCGCTTTCTGTAATGATATCAAGAGCCTCATCCAGAATCTGTCTTTTGACCAGATCGATTTCCTCTTGCGTTCTCGGTTTCTTCATAGCCTTGTCCTGGAAAGGGGTGAACTGTGCTTACTCTCCCGTTTGCTTTCCGATTCAGACGCAAATTCCCTCAAAAACACCGGGAGCAGACTTGTTTATTTTAGCTATAATTATACTGACTTCCAAGCAAAGTCAAGACTGTAAACGAAAGTTTGGCCCATGAACCAAAATATGCCATGGTATCTCTTGTATCCAAGGCGTCCTTTATAGTATATTTACGGGGATACCAATTCAATGGATCCTGTTTGCAAATGCTATGCAGGGCAAATCACCTGAAGCGGGAGGAAGTCTGCACCGGGCCTCCCTACGGAGCTGATAATGAACGATTTTAACGGCGACAGGAGAAAGTTTCCCCGTTTTTCCAAAACAATTTCAGTGGATATCAACGGGAAGATCTTTCCGGTTTCCGAAAAACTGGAGCATGAAGCCGAAGGCAAAGACATCAGCGTGAGCGGCCTCAGCTTTTCCTCTCCCTCCCGGTATGATGTCGGCGCCAAGTTAAGTTTGGCTTTTCGCATTACCAATTCCGAAGCAGACGACGATCAGACCGGGGTCACCATATCCAGGGCTTCCAATCCCATTTCCTGTAAGGTGGAAGTCGTCCGGAACGACAAGGACGACGAATCCGGAGGCTACCGGGTAGGAGTCAAATTCATAGACATTGCCGGAGACGACTACCGGGTGCTGATCCGCCACCTGGCCAAGGACTAGAATATCAGCAAAAAAATCCTTATTTCTTTCGCACAAACAGCGCGCTTCCAGGGTCCTGATAAATCAGGCGCCAGCCCTTGTTTTGCGCCAACAGGCCATGGGCCGCGCTTTGGGCCGTTGTGATGATCGTGTCCGTCGGATATTTTTCAAGATAGGCGAAAAAATCCTTGGCTCTCACCCGAGGATTTTCAAAGCATAAAAAATGTTCGTTCACAATTCCCTCCGGGAACACGGTTTCGTAGCGTCCGTCCACAGCAATCCGAAAACTTGGATGCAGCCGCCACATCAAATACTCCCCCCAATGGAAGTCCGTCAGCACATTGCCCTTCATGCCGCGAGCCAGCAAATAATCCGCAGCGCCCGTGGGACAATAAGGCGCATTCACCGGGGCTTGCTCGTAAGAGGGGGCGTTCAAAGCAAAGGGAGAGCCTGAAAATAAATACAAGCCCTGATATCCGGCCAGCAGCATATTCCCCGCCAGGCAAAAGGCGGCCAGGGCCGACGCCGCCCATCCCCATATTTTTTTAGGCTTTCTGATGGACAAATATCCGGGGACAAGGGCGATGAATCCCAGAGCGAAGAAAACCCCGTGGCGATGATGCAAAAAAGCGAGCGCCGCCAATACAGGCAAAAGCACGGCTCCGGGATTGCAATCCTTGAACATTTTGGGAAGCATAACAGCGGCGTATAAAAACAGAATCAGCGTAAAGACGCTCGCAGGCAGATAAAATCCATGAGCCAAAGTTTTGGGAAGCGGCCACCATTCCACGATAAAGGGCCTGGACATAAAAAGGGAATTGCTGAGGTAAATCCAATAATCGATCCCGTAAGGATTAACCAAAGTCGCCAAGACCGATCCGGCGAGCGCCGCTGTGCAGGCGGCCGCCTCTCTTTTTTTGCCGCCGGCCCAAAACCAGCACGCATAG includes the following:
- a CDS encoding TetR/AcrR family transcriptional regulator — protein: MKKPRTQEEIDLVKRQILDEALDIITESGFSSLTMRAIASGIGMTAPNIYNYFVGKDEIYITLVIQGFQTMYQQLLDAAASYDDLKEKGRAFIQTYLKFGMENASHYDIMFTQPTPKYDDYVGTPFQDLSEVELKISMDIAALAEKLIKEAGGADMEQEAVSDKLLAFWSMLHGMVSLHNSNVASYVVKDVRATCDRITEDMLNLFFPNL
- a CDS encoding formylglycine-generating enzyme family protein, whose protein sequence is MKNYLVICLLVLFFLQPVAAPASEVGIDVEWEPIAGSDSSSFLPPNPGQTGQTWIEPATGMEFVWIPGGCFTQGTPTTERGRYHDEGPQRKVCVDGFWMGRTEVTNLQFRHYKITHDSMAFKGRSLNADQQPVVYVSWRDAMAFCDWLTEQSGFKHSYTLPTEGQWEYACRAGTTTSRYWGNSPINACNFANMSDKTAREEWKTWTPNKCDDGYAVSAPVATFQPNAFGLYDMLGNTWEWCRDWKGKYPEKGETNPTGPSSSELGKIVRGGSWDNAANGIRCGNRSYATIGFERYNNGFRVIRIR
- a CDS encoding tetratricopeptide repeat protein, producing MPLVLAALLFNPTMGLANCEEARTMAAQAQAFFEMQPQNSLELLGKAHQLCPTDYAIQYNLGLALYLTNKPGESYKVWAALAMRHADSKLLVNLGWLALELGRPEEAEEWRKKSEEHNASDPNAVALHVEILFALNRPKEALDIAALNKGRVPFNISRDHLEKVTAGIRQTYEDGDKSEAADQLRDAIREYPEIKKLQSARDLMRILFFDRKVEMSGEEK
- a CDS encoding PilZ domain-containing protein, which encodes MNDFNGDRRKFPRFSKTISVDINGKIFPVSEKLEHEAEGKDISVSGLSFSSPSRYDVGAKLSLAFRITNSEADDDQTGVTISRASNPISCKVEVVRNDKDDESGGYRVGVKFIDIAGDDYRVLIRHLAKD
- a CDS encoding M48 family metallopeptidase, with product MPSLKNSFYLLIIFLMLGPLAAPGLAMTVSEEKELGDKYLKYLEQNMDFIEDPVIVEPVRQIGKNLLEAVPAQPFEFKFFVANEDVYNAFAGPGGIVVINSGLIAALDSEDQLAGIMAHEIAHVTCRHISEKIDKNKKISAATAVGMIASLVAGFPAGAVLSSAGGSSAMLAYSRADEAQADEIGISYLLKAGYSGQGLVDAMKVMRAKTWFGKDQVPGYLTTHPAVEDRFINLNTWLQSNPQAQTVKRNLDEYAYNKMRIRLAALYGDPSLTLQKMARSVEKNPNLPLLHYGYGTLLARVNQRTQAVEELKKALALSPFDADILRELGKAQFEAGLFPEAKASLTNAITAAPEVPEAYFLLGRVHMESGALQDAAASLEKARELSNRNSEVYYYLGQVYGRMNVLDQAHYYLGIYHMKRRDMKNADFHLRKAQSLAKGNPELEEKIKTAMEEMNDQDDKKKGKGGDKNDNEPKSLTNPLTSYGPQFSMSTEKAGSSNPGKVDWKSKDFQ
- a CDS encoding 4Fe-4S binding protein, with the translated sequence MGLTKVPILKRLIEYMFFEGDHLIVLPRNEVVEVNRAVDDPGQMALPTELVDQLIDSMEYHFVMDFCLCRISMPCEDYPRDLGCIFMGEAARGINPKWGRSVSKEEAKEHIRKCQEAGLIHAVGKSKLDTVWLGIGPGEKLLTICNCCPCCCITRVIPHTHEVFQEKLVRAPGVEVMVNQEECVGCGTCVSKACILEAISLVDGKAVINQANCRGCGRCAEACPTNAITLTIDGSLFVQESVRQIGAVVSFESEQAAASG
- a CDS encoding M20/M25/M40 family metallo-hydrolase, with translation MIQIDRLSDFFSTVVQIDSVSREEARVAAYLTKEFEKLGASVVMDNAGEAVNGDCGNLIVRFSGTVDAPPLLLSAHMDTVEPGRGIVPVLENGIFTSQGDTILGSDDKSAVAILLEICTVLVENKIPHGPLELVITVCEEIGLLGAKNFDMSQISAKYGYALDARDPDGIVTRAPYANRIEFKVHGIDAHAGAKPEDGINAILLASRAIAGLELGRIDEETTCNLGLIKGGVATNIVPGLVEICGEARSHNPDKLKAVTEKMTSAFEQVIKEERSKLADPGDRPFVEYEVFEDFAGINIPDDHPVVVMAKKAGKNLGREVSTRMSGGGADGNVFCSHGVMTGVMGTGMNDVHSTRESVAVADMVKCAELLLEIIKIHAEER
- the larC gene encoding nickel pincer cofactor biosynthesis protein LarC gives rise to the protein MTEKNLIAYFDCFSGVSGDMTLGALMHLGVPREWLEEQLRAVPLEEFRLELEDKTTHGITGKHAKVIVEHEPHARHFATIRDIITLSDLSPWVKEKGLAIFSRLAHAEAQVHGQTVDHVHFHEVGGTDAIADIIGSLLAMEYLGVYEVQSSPLPHGTGFVRCAHGMLPIPAPATVLLLKDCPTYGTDVPCELVTPTGAAIVSTLAARFGPQPRMTIQGVGYGMGTRVLENRPNGLRVILGKPELLLQTDTVLTVETNIDDMNPEIFGYVQKKLFEQGALDVGWIPMFMKKNRPATLVRVLCPIHARDEIARTLLMETTATGVRFFETAREKLPREEILLDTQFGQIRAKRITCPDGSVRIKPEYDACEKIAREQGVPLVRVYEMIGKKSGLI
- a CDS encoding type II toxin-antitoxin system RelE/ParE family toxin — protein: MNILFDPLAEQEYHDAFEFYETRKIGLGEDFKNAIRTALRIIELHPEAGPEVRPCIRKILVNRFPYNLIYSITDHGLYILAVAHARRAPEYWVDRTS
- a CDS encoding formylglycine-generating enzyme family protein, yielding MKPGYLIKFAACLLTVLLFWLPAYGMGPKPKVDETQTGAGEDFTDPATGMEFIWIPGGPYFMGCGDWAGDCDLDEEPAHEVQLQGFWISKTEVTQGQWKKIMGFNPSHFDLGDDYPVENVSWTNAKEFVRRLTVANDMKYWFDVPSEAQWEYVCRSGGQAEQFAGTADPLEAAWFLENSQGTTHPVASKKPNGLGVYDMSGNVWEWCRDQYDVKAYAKHEPNDPVFRGEEPYHVIRGGAFNFNAFNVRCGVRNDSAPGDPYYDIGFRLVRTY
- a CDS encoding addiction module protein, translated to MDKSLAEQILALEPAERMRLLDIIHRSLEKPDAKIDDLWFDEAEKRLQAYKAGKVKGVPADKVLGP